A DNA window from Ostrea edulis chromosome 5, xbOstEdul1.1, whole genome shotgun sequence contains the following coding sequences:
- the LOC125650845 gene encoding ileal sodium/bile acid cotransporter-like: MNSMETVTDMQISENVTMFSNVTGIPTTPGPSTLKMVFDIVIKVTLITIMFGMGSVTEIEPLLKHIKRPFGILIGMMSQFVVLPLVTFGLAHALTLPNVPALGMLVMGCCPSGSTSNVFSYWVDGDVPLSISMTTASTILAFGLMPLNLLIYSGSWTDDNLVIPYINILISFAMTITPVLLGILLRWKFPKIAMVVVKIGSIAGAMSVILTLTLLSLLYPFMYNASWKIYLGAFLLPFIGFLFGYVVASIFRMEHFQRRTVALETGIQNFPLCMTLLTLSFSKSRFAEISLFPLLYGVTCILASVVFAVVYRVVNVIKGKVQKQEVTENCNGENLQEKTETTTGFLDKIDFDDA, from the exons ATG AATTCAATGGAAACAGTGACAGATATGCAAATATCAGAGAATGTTACTATGTTTAGTAACGTGACTGGGATCCCTACAACACCTGGTCCTTCAACTCTGAAAATGGTCTTCGACATTGTCATCAAAGTTACGCTGATTACCATCATGTTTGGAATGGGAAGCGTCACCGAAATAGAGCCCCTTTTGAAACACATCAAACGACCATTTGGAATACTTATTGGGATGATGTCACAGTTTGTTGTCTTGCCATTGGTTACTTTTGGTCTGGCGCATGCGTTGACGCTGCCTAATGTTCCTGCGCTAGGAATGCTGGTAATGGGCTGCTGTCCGAGTGGTTCCACATCCAATGTGTTCTCGTATTGGGTGGACGGCGACGTTCCGCTCAG TATATCCATGACTACAGCGTCCACGATTCTCGCCTTCGGCTTGATGCCTCTAAACCTGCTGATCTACAGCGGAAGTTGGACTGATGACAACCTTGTTATACCATATATCAACATACTTATCTCATTCGCAATGACCATCACGCCTGTCCTTCTCGGGATTTTACTCCGCTGGAAGTTCCCCAAAATTGCCATGGTTGTTGTTAAG ATCGGTAGTATAGCAGGTGCGATGTCCGTCATCCTCACTCTTACCTTGCTCAGTTTGCTGTACCCCTTCATGTACAACGCCTCTTGGAAAATCTACCTCGGTGCATTCCTTCTTCCCTTCATTGGGTTTCTGTTTGGTTATGTTGTGGCCTCCATATTTAGAATGGAACACTTCCAAAGGAGAACGGTGGCGCTGGAAACGGGGATTCAGAACTTCCCCCTTTGTATGACTTTACTGACACTGTCGTTTTCCAAGAGCAGGTTCGCCGAGATTTCACTGTTTCCCTTACTATATGGGGTGACATGTATTTTGGCCAGTGTGGTGTTTGCAGTGGTATATAGAGTGGTGAACGTCATCAAAGGGAAAGTTCAGAAACAGGAAGTTACGGAAAACTGCAATGGGGAAAATTTACAAGAGAAAACTGAAACGACAACAGGGTTCCTCGATAAAATAGATTTCGATGACGCGTGA
- the LOC130054928 gene encoding ileal sodium/bile acid cotransporter-like — translation METVTALQTSENVTMFSNVTGISATPGPSTLKMVFDIAINVMLITIMFGMGSITEIAPLLKHIKRPFGILIGMMSQFVVLPLVTFGLAHALTLPNVPALGMLVMGCCPSGSTSNVFSYWVDGDVPLSISMTTASTVLAFGLMPLNLLIYSGSWTDDNLVIPYINLLTAFAMTITPVLLGILLRWKFPKIAMVVVKIGSIAGALSVILNLTLLSLLYPFMYNASWKIYLGAFLLPFIGFLFGYVVASIFRMEHFQRRTVALETGIQNFPLCMTLLTLSFTKSRFAEISLFPLLYGVTCLLASVVFAVVYRVVNVIKGKVQKQEVMENCNGENIQEKIETENSVCRSIRF, via the exons ATGGAAACAGTGACAGCTTTGCAAACATCAGAGAATGTTACTATGTTTAGTAACGTGACTGGGATCTCTGCAACACCTGGTCCATCAACTCTGAAAATGGTCTTCGACATTGCCATCAACGTTATGTTGATAACCATTATGTTTGGAATGGGAAGCATCACCGAAATAGCGCCCCTTTTGAAACACATCAAACGACCATTTGGAATACTTATTGGGATGATGTCACAGTTTGTTGTCTTGCCATTGGTTACTTTTGGTCTGGCGCATGCGTTGACGCTGCCTAATGTTCCTGCGCTAGGAATGCTGGTAATGGGCTGCTGTCCGAGTGGTTCCACGTCCAATGTGTTCTCGTATTGGGTGGACGGCGACGTTCCGCTCAG TATATCCATGACTACAGCGTCCACGGTTCTCGCCTTCGGCTTGATGCCTCTAAACCTGCTGATCTACAGCGGAAGTTGGACTGATGACAACCTTGTTATACCATATATCAACTTACTTACCGCTTTCGCAATGACCATCACACCTGTCCTTCTTGGAATTTTACTCCGTTGGAAGTTCCCCAAAATTGCCATGGTTGTTGTTAAG ATCGGTAGTATAGCAGGTGCGCTGTCCGTCATCCTTAATCTGACGTTGCTCAGTTTGCTGTACCCCTTCATGTACAACGCCTCTTGGAAAATCTACCTCGGTGCATTCCTTCTTCCCTTCATTGGGTTTCTGTTTGGTTATGTTGTGGCCTCCATATTTAGAATGGAACACTTCCAAAGGAGAACGGTGGCGCTGGAAACGGGGATTCAGAACTTCCCCCTTTGTATGACGTTACTGACACTGTCGTTTACCAAGAGCAGGTTCGCCGAGATTTCACTGTTTCCCTTACTATATGGGGTGACATGTCTTTTGGCCAGTGTGGTGTTTGCAGTGGTATATAGAGTGGTGAACGTCATCAAAGGGAAAGTTCAGAAACAAGAAGTTATGGAAAACTGCAATGGGGAAAATATACAAGAGAAAATAGAAACCGAAAACTCAGTTTGTCGATCAATTAGATTTTGA
- the LOC125650976 gene encoding ileal sodium/bile acid cotransporter-like gives MNWTRGLLNTSKLLYRQSKSANGTQTNQTFTNLTSPANSTILGFQESATFRLAYDVTITVTLVIIILGMGCGVTWDLIKFHLKRPTGVAIGLVSQVIVLPFLSFALAHALVLESIPALGMLVMGVSPCGMMSSVFSYWMDGDISLSFTMSTFSTFLAFGTIPLNLLIYSGSWTEDNFVIPYKSILLVVGMTCIPLLLGFLLRWKLPKVASIILKIGSVAGMFIVALYFILLSLLYPFIYSASWKIYVAALSYPYISFMFGYVVSTLFKIDDFRRRTVALETGMQNYTLCFAILESSFPSEELTVMSVFPLLYGVNSLAAGIVFVGIYKCLKKYVPIKKEMKEQADDKVEVDDIKSAGRLLEAIEEEIEV, from the exons ATGAACTGGACAAGGGGTTTATTGAATACATCCAAGTTGTTGTACCGccagtcaaaatcagcaaacgGTACCCAGACAAACCAAACATTTACAAATCTAACTAGCCCTGCCAATTCCACTATCCTTGGGTTTCAAGAATCTGCAACATTTAGGCTGGCATACGACGTCACAATTACCGTAACCTTGGTCATTATCATTCTTGGTATGGGATGTGGAGTCACGTGGGATCTGATCAAGTTCCACCTCAAGCGGCCGACAGGGGTCGCCATAGGACTGGTGTCACAGGTCATCGTGCTGCCCTTCCTATCTTTTGCGCTGGCCCACGCCCTGGTTTTGGAGTCGATCCCTGCCCTGGGGATGCTTGTGATGGGCGTGTCCCCGTGTGGAATGATGTCCAGTGTCTTCTCGTATTGGATGGATGGAGACATTTCGTTAAG ttttacaatgtCTACGTTTTCCACCTTCCTGGCATTTGGGACGATCCCTCTGAATCTTCTGATTTACAGCGGGAGTTGGACAGAAGATAATTTCGTTATACCGTACAAAAGTATTCTCCTCGTTGTTGGGATGACGTGTATACCACTTCTCCTCGGATTTCTACTGCGATGGAAGTTACCAAAGGTTGCCTCGATTATTCTGAAG ATTGGGAGTGTTGCAGGGATGTTCATAGTAGCGCTCTATTTCATTCTGTTGAGCTTGCTGTATCCATTCATATACTCCGCTTCCTGGAAAATCTATGTTGCTGCATTATCATATCCCTACATTAGCTTTATGTTTGGATATGTAGTGTCAACGTTATTCAAAATAGACGACTTCCGGCGACGTACCGTCGCGTTGGAGACGGGTATGCAAAATTACACACTGTGTTTCGCCATTTTAGAATCCTCATTTCCTTCAGAAGAGCTGACCGTAATGTCTGTGTTTCCTCTTCTGTATGGAGTTAATAGTTTGGCGGCAGGGATCGTCTTTGTCGGGATATATAAATGCCTGAAGAAGTACGTGCCAATTAAAAAGGAAATGAAAGAGCAAGCAGACGACAAAGTCGAAGTTGATGACATAAAATCAGCAGGACGGTTGTTAGAAGCGATAGAAGAGGAGATAGAAGTTTAG